The window TCGGTGCTGGCCACCTTCACCCCGCCGCAGCTCGGCACCGAGACGGCGCTGGTGGTCGTGGAGATCTATCTGCGCGGCGGCCAGTGGAAGGCGCGGGCCGTCGGCCAGGGGTACGCCGACGGACTCGCGGGCATCGCCACCGACTTCGGAGTGACGGTGGAGGAACCGGCCCTCGCCCCGGTGGCCCCGCCGCAGCCGGCCGTCCCGCCCCGGCCGCTCACCCCGCCGCCCCCGGCGCCCGCCGCGCAGTCTCCGGCCGCCCCTCCGGTTCCCCCGGCCCCGTCGGCCGCCCCCGCCCCGGGCGCCGGGAAGGTCAACCTGGACAAGGGCCGGGTCAGCCTCCAGAAGAACCAGACCGTGTCCCTGGTCAAGGGCGGCCGCCCGCTGCTCGCCCGGGTCAAGATGGGCCTCGGCTGGGAACCGGCGTACCGCGGCGCCGACATCGACCTGGACGCCTCGGTCATCGCCTACGGCCCGCAGCGCAACCACATCGACAGCTGCTACTTCGGCAAGCTCACCATCCTGAACGGCGCCGTGAAGCACTCCGGCGACAACCTCACCGGCGAGGGCGCGGGCGACGACGAGGTGATCGTGGTCGACCTCGGGCGCCTGCCGCAGGAGGTGACCGGCCTGGTCTTCACCGTGAACTCCTTCTCGGGCCAGAAGTTCACCGATGTCGCCAAGGCCTACTGCCGCCTGGTGGAC of the Streptomyces sp. NBC_01788 genome contains:
- a CDS encoding TerD family protein; translated protein: MTPGSNIPLAVARVTVDVAAPVRLDVSGLLLTADGKVRSDDDFIFYNQPSGPGVTYRSGGGGAPDAITVDTTAVPPGIEKIVVTASPDAAGQTFQGIEPTATVRDADTGSVLATFTPPQLGTETALVVVEIYLRGGQWKARAVGQGYADGLAGIATDFGVTVEEPALAPVAPPQPAVPPRPLTPPPPAPAAQSPAAPPVPPAPSAAPAPGAGKVNLDKGRVSLQKNQTVSLVKGGRPLLARVKMGLGWEPAYRGADIDLDASVIAYGPQRNHIDSCYFGKLTILNGAVKHSGDNLTGEGAGDDEVIVVDLGRLPQEVTGLVFTVNSFSGQKFTDVAKAYCRLVDATTEEELVRFDLTNAEAQTGVLMAKLIRQFTGEWEMTAMGDFVKARTVRNMVKPAAQAL